The proteins below are encoded in one region of Halalkalicoccus jeotgali B3:
- a CDS encoding ABC transporter permease → MGLLRYTAWRCLQAIPVLIGIVTITFFLTNAIPGDPVSIMLGPTPSAEMVEQVQARYGLNQPLHERYFSYLAGVAQGDLGHSIYYDVPVLTKIIERLPVTAYLVFSAFGFALLTAIPLGVISAKRRNEPVDHVSRIVALIGVSTPSFWIGLLLIILFSFQLGLLPATGLFLPWADPANVRGAVTQLDVVVESLKRLVMPMVALGTLQMASITRIERSSMVDSLQNEYVKLARAYGVDERGVVWKHAFKPAQLPVITIVGLGLSTALGGAVLIETVFEINGMGRLVIQAINNQDYPLVMGTTFMLGALYLVGVIITDISYAYIDPRVTYGEK, encoded by the coding sequence ATGGGACTCCTTCGATACACGGCGTGGCGGTGCCTGCAGGCGATCCCCGTGCTCATCGGAATCGTGACGATCACCTTCTTTCTCACCAATGCGATCCCGGGCGATCCGGTGAGCATCATGCTCGGGCCGACCCCGAGCGCGGAGATGGTCGAACAGGTACAGGCCCGTTACGGACTGAATCAACCGCTCCACGAACGGTACTTCAGCTACTTAGCGGGCGTCGCACAGGGCGATCTGGGCCACAGCATCTACTACGACGTGCCCGTGTTGACGAAGATCATCGAGCGCCTGCCGGTGACGGCGTATCTGGTCTTCTCGGCGTTCGGGTTCGCGCTGCTGACGGCGATCCCGCTGGGCGTGATCTCCGCAAAGCGGCGCAACGAGCCGGTCGATCACGTCTCGCGGATCGTCGCGCTGATCGGCGTCTCGACGCCCTCCTTTTGGATCGGGCTGCTGTTGATCATCCTGTTTTCGTTCCAGCTGGGACTGTTGCCCGCGACGGGGCTGTTCCTCCCGTGGGCCGACCCCGCGAACGTCCGGGGGGCGGTGACTCAGCTCGATGTCGTCGTCGAGTCGCTCAAGCGACTTGTAATGCCGATGGTCGCGCTCGGAACGCTGCAGATGGCCTCGATCACCCGCATCGAGCGCTCCTCGATGGTCGACTCGCTGCAAAACGAGTACGTCAAACTCGCGCGCGCCTACGGCGTCGACGAGCGCGGCGTGGTCTGGAAACACGCGTTCAAGCCCGCACAGCTCCCGGTGATCACTATCGTCGGGCTCGGACTGAGCACGGCCCTTGGCGGGGCGGTGCTGATCGAGACCGTCTTCGAGATCAACGGGATGGGCCGGCTGGTCATCCAGGCGATCAACAACCAGGACTACCCGCTGGTGATGGGCACGACGTTCATGCTCGGGGCGCTGTATCTCGTCGGCGTCATCATCACGGACATCTCGTATGCGTACATCGACCCGCGGGTCACCTACGGTGAGAAATAA
- a CDS encoding ABC transporter substrate-binding protein: MKDTIRPNDTLDRRSLLKYVGAAGAVGLAGCAGGGNNGDSGGGGGTSGELYFAQVKGALDFDPIVLNDVPSQQVVGQIFEGLYTYNEDATGIEPALAAGEPEIENDGQRYIVELNGDATFHNGDPVTAEDAVYSYVAPLEEETENAGEVDMIDSAEAIDEQTVQFDLSYPYGAFDYTLIREVVPQAVREEDPDAFNHENPIGSGPFQFSEWQEGEYVRIESYDDYWGENGAELDLVEFSGVEEQSTRVTTLETGENDVIETIPPQLYDQVEGMDSVTIDETPGIGYFYLAFNCGEGPTSDPLVREAVDYCVSLDQEVGNYVEPAGVRQYSPFPESISEGWDFPTDQWSEIPHDRDIEQAQQLFEEAGVSMDYNWRIIVPPDDMREQIGVGVGNGLQEAGFENVEVQRLDWGAFTDAYLSGAEDDYNLYALGWSGSPDPEAFTYYMFAQENEGVTQGTFYRNDEVDQQIVDARQSTDREERRQLYIESTTTLLEDRVHLPAYNLINGYAFKDYVSGYQTHPDSGTLPLAESFATTSVE, encoded by the coding sequence ATGAAAGACACTATTCGACCCAACGACACTCTCGATCGTCGGAGCCTTCTGAAGTACGTCGGCGCAGCCGGCGCCGTCGGCCTGGCCGGTTGTGCAGGCGGCGGCAACAACGGCGATTCGGGCGGTGGCGGCGGCACCTCGGGCGAGCTCTACTTCGCGCAGGTAAAGGGCGCGCTCGATTTCGACCCGATCGTCCTCAACGACGTCCCCTCCCAGCAGGTCGTCGGCCAGATCTTCGAAGGACTGTACACGTACAACGAGGACGCGACCGGGATCGAGCCCGCACTCGCGGCCGGTGAGCCCGAAATCGAGAACGACGGCCAGCGATACATCGTCGAACTCAACGGGGACGCGACGTTCCACAACGGCGACCCCGTGACCGCCGAGGACGCCGTCTACTCCTACGTCGCACCCCTCGAGGAGGAGACCGAAAACGCCGGCGAGGTCGACATGATCGACTCCGCCGAAGCCATCGACGAGCAGACCGTCCAGTTCGATCTGTCTTACCCTTACGGCGCGTTCGACTACACGCTGATCCGGGAGGTCGTCCCGCAGGCCGTCCGTGAGGAGGACCCCGACGCGTTCAACCACGAGAACCCGATCGGCTCGGGCCCCTTCCAGTTCTCCGAGTGGCAAGAAGGCGAGTACGTCCGCATCGAGAGTTACGACGACTACTGGGGCGAGAACGGTGCCGAGCTGGATCTCGTCGAGTTCAGCGGCGTCGAGGAACAGTCCACCCGCGTGACGACCCTCGAAACCGGCGAGAACGACGTCATCGAGACCATCCCGCCGCAGCTGTACGACCAGGTCGAGGGGATGGACAGCGTGACCATCGACGAGACACCCGGAATCGGCTACTTCTATCTCGCCTTTAACTGCGGGGAGGGACCGACCTCGGACCCGCTGGTGCGCGAGGCGGTCGATTACTGCGTCTCGCTCGACCAGGAGGTCGGCAACTACGTCGAACCCGCAGGCGTACGCCAGTACAGCCCCTTCCCCGAGTCCATCTCCGAGGGGTGGGACTTCCCGACCGACCAGTGGTCCGAGATCCCCCACGACCGGGACATCGAGCAGGCCCAGCAGCTCTTCGAGGAAGCCGGTGTCTCGATGGACTACAACTGGCGGATCATCGTCCCGCCGGACGACATGCGCGAGCAGATCGGCGTCGGCGTCGGCAACGGCCTGCAGGAGGCCGGCTTCGAGAACGTCGAGGTCCAACGTCTCGACTGGGGGGCCTTCACTGACGCGTACCTCTCGGGGGCCGAGGACGACTACAACCTGTACGCGCTGGGCTGGTCGGGTTCACCCGACCCCGAGGCGTTTACCTACTACATGTTCGCCCAGGAGAACGAGGGCGTCACCCAGGGGACCTTCTACCGCAACGACGAGGTCGACCAGCAGATCGTAGACGCACGCCAGTCGACCGACCGGGAGGAGCGACGACAGCTCTACATCGAGTCGACGACGACGCTCCTGGAAGACCGGGTCCACCTGCCCGCGTACAACCTGATCAACGGGTATGCGTTCAAGGATTACGTCTCGGGCTACCAGACCCACCCCGATTCGGGGACGCTACCGCTTGCGGAGTCGTTCGCGACGACGTCAGTCGAGTAG
- a CDS encoding DUF7561 family protein, which produces MTPCDCCGEDVHVAGGIADIWSFSQEPTGGMILEFEDGTEHFLCYGCIERLPDDPEAADVAALSESR; this is translated from the coding sequence GTGACACCCTGTGACTGCTGTGGCGAGGACGTCCACGTCGCGGGCGGCATCGCCGATATCTGGTCCTTTTCCCAGGAGCCGACCGGCGGGATGATCCTCGAGTTCGAGGACGGCACCGAACACTTCCTCTGTTATGGTTGTATCGAGCGCCTGCCCGACGATCCCGAGGCGGCGGACGTCGCCGCGCTCTCGGAAAGCCGCTAG
- a CDS encoding ABC transporter permease, producing the protein MAVHETQSEEEFTEEPSEGGVDEVEARVGLSYTLKQVKRDSTARMGFYIIAFITAVAAVVSVDYYLLDYAIAKSVPFFHHPERDPEVINTLLPPVGMENGLGAGTWEYPLGTDHRGRDIFTRLIYGTRIAMTVGFMATAIGLVGGTLVGAVSGYYGGWVDDVLQRITDTIYAIPFLVLVIAFMSAFGRDITYAMIGVGIASIPVFNRLIRSRVVSIREEEYIEAAKAAGVKDRNIIIRHIIPNSFAPVLVQATLQVGVSILIVAGLSFLGFGAQPPTPSWGQMLAASRNYMLPAPTFSIWPGIAILVTVVAFNLLGDGLQDALDPRINN; encoded by the coding sequence ATGGCAGTACACGAAACGCAGAGCGAAGAGGAGTTCACAGAGGAACCCTCCGAGGGCGGCGTCGACGAGGTCGAAGCCCGCGTCGGCCTGTCGTATACGCTCAAACAGGTCAAACGCGACTCGACGGCCCGGATGGGCTTTTACATCATCGCGTTCATCACGGCCGTCGCGGCCGTCGTCAGCGTCGATTACTACCTGCTCGATTACGCGATCGCGAAGTCGGTCCCGTTCTTCCATCACCCCGAGCGTGATCCCGAGGTGATCAACACGCTGTTGCCGCCGGTCGGGATGGAAAACGGGCTCGGCGCTGGCACCTGGGAGTACCCGCTTGGAACCGACCACCGCGGTCGTGACATCTTCACGCGGCTGATCTACGGGACCCGGATCGCGATGACCGTCGGGTTCATGGCGACGGCGATCGGGCTGGTCGGAGGCACCCTCGTCGGTGCGGTCTCGGGCTACTACGGGGGCTGGGTCGACGACGTCCTCCAGCGGATCACCGACACCATCTACGCCATCCCGTTTCTCGTATTGGTCATCGCGTTCATGTCGGCGTTCGGCCGAGACATCACGTACGCGATGATCGGGGTCGGGATCGCCTCGATCCCGGTGTTCAACCGGCTGATCCGCTCGCGGGTCGTTTCGATCCGCGAGGAAGAATACATCGAGGCGGCCAAGGCCGCCGGGGTAAAAGACAGGAACATCATCATTCGCCACATTATCCCCAATAGCTTCGCGCCGGTGTTGGTCCAGGCCACCCTGCAGGTCGGGGTGAGCATCCTCATCGTCGCCGGGCTGTCGTTCCTGGGTTTCGGCGCACAGCCACCGACCCCGTCGTGGGGTCAGATGCTGGCGGCCTCGCGAAACTACATGTTGCCGGCGCCGACCTTCAGCATCTGGCCGGGCATCGCCATCCTCGTCACCGTGGTCGCGTTCAACCTCCTCGGTGACGGGCTGCAAGACGCACTCGACCCGCGGATCAACAACTGA
- a CDS encoding helicase C-terminal domain-containing protein, whose amino-acid sequence MQPARIESEFPAPSHRGNQREALREIRGAFEAGNDVVLVRAPTGSGKSLLARAICGAARTPEEAEPSQATGAYYTTPQVSQLDDVATEPLLSDLQVIRGKGNYTCILPGEETTPVDRAPCARERGYDCAVRHRCPYFSDRAIASNRTIAAMTLAYFMQTAGSEVFRTRDVCVIDEAHGLADWAEMYATIDLGPRTVPMWTDLSVPEVESVSRAARYADSLAQTCTRRKDELLVPEQLTPEEAAERDRLQELIADLEWFVRDHRDPESPTTWAVDQAEDRLLSIKPMNPERYLSHTVWERANRFALLSATILDKAAFCRGVGLDPDRVALVDVGHTFPVENRPLFDVTQGRMTYDEREETIPEIARVLVRIMAKHRDEKGLVHAHSYAIQERLASLLADFGVGDRVRTHDREDRDAALEAWKESEGADVFLAVKMEEALDLVGDLARWQVLSKAPYLNTRDSRVAHRLERGQWAWYHRAALRTVIQACGRVVRSPEDYGATYLADSSLLDLFERTRGEMPPWFAEQVERTSSPDLPPFEASTGSGTGSPAPGTDRGTTRTPSGSTSSAERSNHPLSDVWGDG is encoded by the coding sequence GTGCAGCCCGCCCGCATCGAGAGCGAGTTCCCCGCACCCTCCCACCGGGGCAACCAGCGCGAGGCCCTCCGCGAGATCCGCGGGGCCTTCGAGGCCGGCAACGACGTCGTGTTGGTTCGTGCGCCCACCGGCAGCGGCAAGTCCCTGCTGGCCCGCGCGATCTGTGGGGCCGCGAGGACCCCCGAGGAGGCCGAACCGAGCCAGGCTACTGGCGCGTACTACACCACTCCGCAAGTCTCGCAACTCGACGACGTGGCCACCGAACCGTTGCTGTCGGACCTCCAGGTCATCCGCGGGAAGGGAAACTACACCTGCATCCTGCCGGGCGAGGAGACCACGCCGGTCGACCGCGCGCCCTGCGCGCGCGAGCGGGGCTACGACTGTGCGGTGAGACATCGCTGTCCGTACTTCTCCGATAGGGCGATCGCCTCCAATCGGACGATCGCGGCGATGACGCTCGCCTATTTCATGCAGACCGCCGGCTCGGAGGTCTTTCGCACGCGGGACGTCTGTGTGATCGACGAGGCTCACGGTCTCGCCGACTGGGCCGAGATGTACGCGACCATCGACCTCGGGCCCCGAACCGTGCCCATGTGGACGGACCTCTCGGTCCCCGAGGTGGAGTCGGTCTCGCGTGCGGCGCGCTACGCCGACTCGCTCGCCCAAACGTGCACCCGCCGCAAGGACGAGTTGCTCGTCCCGGAACAACTCACGCCCGAGGAGGCCGCAGAACGCGACCGCCTGCAGGAGTTGATCGCGGACCTCGAGTGGTTCGTCAGGGACCATCGGGACCCCGAGAGCCCGACGACGTGGGCGGTCGATCAGGCCGAGGATCGCTTGCTGTCGATCAAGCCGATGAACCCCGAGCGCTACCTCTCGCATACGGTCTGGGAGCGGGCGAACCGCTTTGCCCTGCTCTCGGCGACCATTCTGGACAAGGCGGCGTTCTGTCGGGGCGTCGGTCTCGACCCCGACCGGGTCGCGCTGGTCGACGTCGGCCACACCTTTCCCGTCGAGAACCGACCCCTGTTCGACGTCACGCAGGGGCGGATGACCTACGACGAACGCGAGGAGACGATCCCCGAGATCGCCCGGGTACTCGTTCGGATCATGGCAAAACACCGTGACGAGAAGGGCCTCGTCCACGCCCACTCCTATGCGATTCAGGAGCGCCTCGCCTCGCTGCTCGCCGACTTCGGCGTTGGCGACCGGGTGCGAACCCACGATCGGGAGGACCGCGACGCCGCCCTCGAGGCGTGGAAGGAAAGCGAGGGCGCGGACGTGTTTCTGGCGGTGAAGATGGAGGAGGCACTCGATCTGGTGGGTGATCTGGCGCGCTGGCAGGTGCTCTCTAAGGCTCCCTACCTGAACACACGCGACTCGCGGGTAGCCCACCGCCTCGAACGGGGCCAGTGGGCGTGGTACCACCGGGCGGCGCTTCGGACCGTGATTCAGGCCTGTGGGCGGGTCGTTCGCTCGCCCGAGGACTACGGGGCGACGTATCTGGCGGATTCGAGCCTGCTCGACCTCTTCGAGCGCACGCGGGGGGAGATGCCGCCGTGGTTCGCGGAGCAGGTCGAGCGAACGAGTTCGCCCGATCTACCACCCTTCGAGGCGAGTACGGGTTCGGGGACCGGATCGCCCGCCCCGGGGACCGACCGGGGGACGACTCGAACCCCGAGCGGGTCGACGTCGTCCGCGGAGCGCTCGAACCACCCGCTGAGCGACGTGTGGGGCGACGGCTAG
- a CDS encoding ABC transporter ATP-binding protein, which yields MNDAEEPLVRVEGLTKHFSNDEGLFGGFKRNPEGAFPPVIHEPERVRAVENVSFDIKKGETLGLVGESGCGKSTLARNILQLIKPTDGTVYFKGEELTAMGGETLRKKRREMQLIFQDPQSSLDPRMKVGQVVEEPMEAHDMLDDEGREARAKELLAKVGLDPQHYNRYPHAFSGGQRQRVNLARALSVNPDFIVCDEPVSALDVSIQAQVLNTMRELQEEFDLTYLFIAHDLSVIRHISDRVAVMYLGQLVELSDKEELYENPQHPYTRALLESIPVPDPRARGERGVLEGDVPSPIDPPSGCRFRTRCPELIAPDEYDLADREWEETRAFMRAVDRRTTETDDPEKLRRRFFEGVPAGEPGEIIETALDHIEREEWDGAAQLLVAEFAEKSVCAREVPAYEISPEYGTGTHYAACHRHREDGVRLDPETGEPVEPGANASGVEPGSESEAAVSDD from the coding sequence ATGAACGACGCCGAGGAGCCGCTGGTGCGCGTCGAAGGGCTGACGAAACACTTCTCGAACGACGAGGGGCTGTTCGGCGGGTTCAAGCGTAATCCCGAGGGTGCCTTCCCGCCGGTGATCCACGAGCCCGAACGGGTCCGAGCCGTCGAGAACGTCTCCTTCGACATCAAGAAAGGCGAGACGCTAGGGCTGGTCGGTGAGTCGGGCTGTGGGAAGTCCACCCTCGCGCGCAACATCCTCCAGCTCATCAAACCCACGGACGGCACCGTCTACTTCAAGGGCGAGGAGCTGACCGCGATGGGCGGCGAGACGCTCCGGAAGAAACGCCGCGAGATGCAACTCATCTTCCAGGACCCCCAGTCCTCGCTCGATCCGCGGATGAAGGTCGGCCAGGTCGTCGAAGAGCCAATGGAAGCCCACGACATGCTCGACGACGAGGGTCGCGAGGCCCGCGCGAAGGAACTACTGGCAAAGGTCGGGCTCGACCCTCAACACTACAACCGCTATCCCCACGCCTTTTCGGGGGGCCAGCGCCAGCGGGTCAACCTCGCGCGTGCGTTGTCGGTCAACCCGGATTTCATCGTCTGTGACGAGCCGGTGAGCGCGCTCGACGTCTCCATCCAGGCGCAGGTCTTGAACACGATGCGCGAACTCCAGGAGGAGTTCGATCTGACCTACCTCTTTATCGCCCACGACCTTTCTGTAATTCGTCACATATCCGATCGCGTCGCGGTGATGTATCTCGGGCAGCTGGTCGAACTCTCGGACAAGGAGGAACTCTACGAGAACCCCCAACACCCCTACACGCGGGCGCTGCTCGAATCGATCCCGGTGCCGGATCCGCGTGCGAGGGGCGAACGCGGCGTGCTCGAGGGCGACGTGCCGAGCCCGATCGACCCGCCCTCGGGCTGTCGCTTTCGCACGCGCTGTCCCGAACTCATCGCGCCCGACGAGTACGACCTCGCGGACCGGGAGTGGGAAGAAACCCGGGCGTTCATGCGCGCGGTCGACCGCCGCACGACGGAGACGGACGACCCCGAAAAGCTCCGCCGGCGTTTCTTCGAGGGAGTACCCGCCGGCGAACCGGGCGAGATAATCGAGACGGCACTCGACCACATAGAACGCGAGGAGTGGGACGGGGCCGCGCAGTTGCTGGTCGCGGAATTCGCCGAGAAGAGCGTCTGCGCGCGGGAGGTCCCCGCCTACGAGATCAGCCCGGAGTACGGCACCGGCACTCACTACGCGGCCTGCCACCGCCACCGCGAGGACGGCGTCCGGTTAGATCCGGAGACCGGCGAGCCCGTCGAACCGGGAGCGAACGCGTCCGGGGTCGAGCCCGGATCGGAGTCCGAGGCAGCCGTCTCGGACGACTGA
- a CDS encoding nitrite/sulfite reductase produces the protein MAPEIEQWKDDCYGEELRGKILEFAAGGWETIPEGERKKWFSLFKHWGVFHQRDGQESYFMLRLQNAGGVLRPGQLRAIGEVARDYATGPAENPEFGNGFLDLTTRQSVQLHWIKLEDVPAIWEKLESVGVSSRSSGGDSMRNMAGCPVAGLDAEEFIDSRDLLERLNTDLREDDTLANLPRKFNVSVTGCREGCAQDSINDIGLEPAEKGRTKGYNVRVGGGLGGRQPREARSLDVFVTPEEAYDVVRGFVELYQERGQRENRQKSRSRFFVDDWGVEEIRATLQAEYVEFALRTAGADLREEYTYNAGTCRGGDHVGVHEQKNGEYYVGLSVPVGRLRAKEAIAIANCASEYGSGEVRLSRRQNPLIMDVPEADLDPLLSEPVLETHTPEPHPFQRGSIACTGTEFCPLALTETKARLARTIRWLRENCDLPDDVEDIHIHYSGCTADCGQALTADIGLQGMRARKNGEMVEALDIGVGGGIGENPSFIEWIHQRVPADEAPMVIKKLVEAYGAHRSPGQSFREWVENTGVESLVELAEPEESSYEDPWMDDAKGSWYPFAEGESPAPTAADGTPISADD, from the coding sequence GTGGCGCCTGAGATCGAACAGTGGAAAGACGACTGTTACGGCGAGGAGCTGCGCGGGAAGATCCTCGAGTTCGCGGCGGGCGGCTGGGAGACGATCCCCGAGGGGGAACGCAAGAAGTGGTTCTCGCTGTTCAAACACTGGGGGGTCTTCCACCAGCGCGACGGCCAGGAGAGCTACTTCATGCTGCGCCTGCAGAACGCCGGCGGCGTGTTGCGCCCCGGCCAGTTGCGCGCGATCGGCGAGGTCGCCCGCGACTACGCGACCGGCCCCGCCGAGAACCCCGAGTTCGGCAACGGCTTTCTCGACCTGACGACCCGCCAGTCGGTCCAGCTGCACTGGATCAAGCTCGAGGACGTCCCCGCGATCTGGGAGAAACTCGAATCGGTTGGCGTCTCCTCCCGATCGTCGGGGGGCGACTCGATGCGCAACATGGCCGGCTGCCCGGTCGCCGGGCTCGACGCCGAGGAATTCATCGACTCGCGGGACCTGCTCGAACGGCTGAATACCGACCTGCGCGAGGACGATACTCTCGCAAACCTCCCTCGGAAGTTCAACGTCTCGGTGACGGGCTGTCGGGAGGGCTGTGCCCAGGACTCGATCAACGACATCGGGCTCGAACCCGCCGAGAAAGGCAGAACGAAAGGCTACAACGTCCGGGTCGGCGGCGGTCTCGGAGGGAGACAGCCCCGGGAAGCCCGCTCGCTCGACGTGTTCGTCACGCCCGAGGAGGCCTACGACGTGGTGCGAGGTTTCGTCGAACTGTATCAGGAACGCGGCCAGCGCGAGAACCGCCAGAAGTCCCGCTCGCGCTTTTTCGTCGACGACTGGGGCGTCGAGGAGATCCGTGCGACCCTCCAAGCGGAGTACGTCGAGTTCGCGCTCCGGACCGCGGGCGCGGACCTCCGCGAGGAGTACACCTATAACGCCGGGACCTGTCGCGGCGGCGACCACGTCGGCGTCCACGAGCAGAAAAACGGCGAGTACTACGTGGGTCTGAGCGTCCCGGTCGGTCGCCTGCGCGCGAAGGAGGCCATCGCGATCGCGAACTGCGCGAGCGAGTACGGAAGCGGGGAGGTACGCCTGAGCCGCCGGCAGAATCCCCTGATCATGGACGTTCCCGAGGCCGATCTCGACCCGTTGCTCTCCGAACCGGTACTGGAGACCCACACGCCCGAGCCCCACCCGTTCCAGCGCGGGTCGATCGCCTGTACGGGCACCGAGTTCTGCCCGCTGGCGCTGACCGAGACGAAAGCCCGTTTGGCGCGAACGATCCGCTGGCTGCGCGAGAACTGCGACCTCCCTGACGACGTCGAGGACATTCATATTCACTACTCGGGCTGTACGGCCGACTGTGGGCAGGCGCTCACCGCCGACATCGGTCTGCAGGGCATGCGCGCACGCAAGAACGGCGAGATGGTCGAGGCGCTGGATATCGGCGTCGGCGGCGGAATCGGGGAAAACCCCTCGTTCATCGAGTGGATCCACCAGCGCGTCCCCGCCGACGAGGCACCGATGGTGATCAAGAAACTCGTCGAGGCCTACGGCGCCCACCGCTCTCCGGGCCAGTCCTTTCGCGAGTGGGTCGAAAACACAGGCGTCGAGAGCCTCGTCGAACTCGCCGAACCCGAGGAGAGTTCCTACGAGGACCCGTGGATGGACGACGCGAAGGGGTCGTGGTACCCCTTTGCGGAAGGCGAGAGCCCCGCCCCGACGGCCGCCGACGGCACCCCGATCTCCGCTGACGACTGA
- a CDS encoding class I SAM-dependent methyltransferase, which yields MSDDPLAAIVPKPDGERTIAALRAEGVYDDTRRVREAGKGALALPVTRRPTDTEVRAVIRQPDPDARAPGLADLLAARDWSDAEIERAPNSWTVIGSVILTRFEGCPREGEVGEALLELHGGADTVLAREGITGAHREPAVRVVAGAGDTETVHTEHGTEYALDLSKVMFSPGNKRERTRMGEVVEEGERVLDMFAGIGYFTLPMARAGAHVSAIERNPVAFRYLLENAVLNGVEERIDAYRADCRDVEVTGVDRVVMGYYEAHDYLDRALDALRDDGVLHMHEATPEAELPERPVSRLRNAATSAGRTVEILDRRRVKSHSAGVAHVVVDARVGRSD from the coding sequence ATGAGCGACGACCCGCTTGCGGCGATCGTCCCGAAACCCGACGGCGAGCGGACGATCGCGGCACTGCGCGCGGAGGGAGTCTACGACGACACTCGAAGGGTCCGCGAGGCGGGCAAGGGGGCGCTTGCGCTGCCGGTGACCCGTCGTCCGACGGACACCGAGGTGCGTGCGGTGATCCGCCAGCCCGACCCAGACGCGCGCGCGCCCGGACTAGCGGACCTGCTGGCCGCGCGCGACTGGAGTGACGCGGAGATCGAACGCGCCCCCAACTCGTGGACCGTCATCGGGAGCGTGATCCTCACACGTTTCGAGGGCTGTCCCCGCGAAGGGGAAGTCGGCGAGGCGCTACTGGAACTGCACGGCGGCGCCGATACCGTCCTCGCCCGGGAGGGAATCACCGGCGCGCACCGCGAGCCCGCGGTTCGGGTGGTCGCGGGCGCGGGCGACACCGAAACGGTCCACACCGAACACGGGACGGAGTACGCGCTCGACCTCTCGAAGGTGATGTTCTCGCCGGGCAACAAGCGAGAGCGCACGCGGATGGGCGAAGTCGTCGAGGAGGGCGAGCGCGTGCTGGACATGTTCGCCGGAATCGGCTACTTCACGCTGCCGATGGCGCGGGCCGGCGCGCACGTGAGCGCCATCGAGCGAAACCCGGTCGCCTTTCGGTACCTGCTCGAGAACGCCGTGCTGAATGGCGTCGAGGAGCGAATCGACGCCTACCGGGCGGACTGCCGGGACGTCGAAGTTACGGGGGTCGATCGCGTGGTGATGGGCTACTACGAGGCCCACGACTATCTGGATCGCGCGCTCGACGCGCTGCGCGATGACGGCGTCCTCCACATGCACGAGGCGACGCCCGAGGCCGAACTGCCAGAACGACCCGTCTCGCGGCTCCGAAACGCGGCCACGAGCGCCGGACGGACGGTCGAAATTCTCGACAGACGTCGAGTAAAGAGCCACAGCGCGGGTGTCGCACACGTCGTGGTGGACGCGCGGGTCGGCCGGAGCGATTAA
- a CDS encoding ABC transporter ATP-binding protein — translation MSEEPLLKVENLKTQFFTEDGTVRAVDGISFEVYEGELVGLVGESGAGKSVAAMSIMRLVDSPGVIVDGEVTFKGETLIGYEETDDSESGEPPELVPREGMLSEEEMRTQVRGREIAIIFQDPMESLNPVFTVGSQIREFIELNRELSDEAAKAEAVEMLREVGIPEPEKRYEQYPHQFSGGMRQRVLIAMALACEPSLIIADEPTTALDVTVEGQILDLVEELQAKYDTAFVWVTHDMGVVAEICDRVNVMYLGEIIEQADVDELFYDTAHPYTEALLASMPRPDETTGELNPIRGVMPEAINPPSGCRFHPRCPEAREVCRRVHPDLRTVGEDGERGRVHRAACVKHDAFDVGYEGSEPLENEATGGFEVGLTGEGSR, via the coding sequence ATGAGCGAGGAACCACTACTGAAAGTAGAGAACCTGAAGACCCAGTTCTTCACCGAGGACGGAACCGTCCGGGCCGTCGACGGCATCTCCTTCGAGGTGTACGAGGGCGAGCTCGTCGGACTGGTCGGAGAATCGGGTGCCGGAAAGAGCGTCGCCGCCATGAGCATCATGCGGCTGGTCGACAGCCCCGGCGTCATCGTCGACGGCGAGGTGACGTTCAAGGGCGAGACCCTCATCGGCTACGAGGAAACCGACGACAGCGAGTCCGGCGAGCCCCCCGAACTCGTTCCCCGCGAGGGGATGCTCTCCGAGGAGGAGATGCGAACGCAGGTTCGCGGTCGCGAGATCGCAATCATCTTCCAGGACCCCATGGAGAGTCTCAACCCGGTCTTCACCGTCGGCTCGCAGATCCGGGAGTTCATCGAGCTCAACCGCGAGCTCTCGGACGAGGCGGCCAAAGCCGAAGCGGTCGAGATGCTCCGGGAGGTCGGTATCCCCGAACCCGAGAAGCGCTACGAGCAGTACCCCCACCAGTTCTCGGGCGGGATGCGCCAGCGCGTGCTGATCGCGATGGCGCTGGCCTGTGAACCCAGCCTAATCATCGCCGACGAGCCGACGACCGCGCTCGACGTCACCGTCGAGGGCCAGATCCTCGATCTGGTCGAGGAACTCCAGGCAAAATACGACACCGCCTTCGTCTGGGTGACCCACGACATGGGCGTCGTCGCCGAGATCTGTGACCGGGTCAACGTGATGTACCTGGGCGAGATCATCGAGCAGGCCGACGTCGACGAGCTGTTTTACGACACCGCCCATCCCTACACCGAGGCACTTCTGGCCTCGATGCCCCGACCCGACGAGACGACCGGGGAGTTAAACCCCATCCGTGGGGTGATGCCCGAGGCGATCAATCCGCCGTCGGGCTGTCGGTTCCACCCGCGATGTCCGGAGGCCCGCGAGGTCTGCCGGCGTGTCCATCCCGACCTCCGGACCGTCGGCGAGGACGGCGAGCGCGGGCGCGTCCACCGCGCGGCCTGCGTGAAACACGACGCCTTCGACGTGGGCTACGAAGGGAGCGAACCGCTCGAAAACGAGGCGACCGGCGGGTTCGAAGTCGGTCTCACGGGGGAGGGGAGCCGATGA